In Euphorbia lathyris chromosome 2, ddEupLath1.1, whole genome shotgun sequence, the sequence ACTTGTTTGAGGCAATTGAAGTTGAGAGCTGCAAGACACTTATACTTTATGATGGAGATCAATCTAAATTGCTTTGAATGGACAAACAATATTTTGtgataaatgatgaagattTAGGACTTCATTGAGTGAATAAAAGACTTGCCCCAATGTATGCTAATGTTTTTGGTAACTTTGCTAAGTCTCCTGTGCCTTCAGCATATACACTTGCGTCGATCAAAATCAGATTCTCTACCTGAAAGGATAAGATAAAGTTGATCAGTTTTATAGCTATCAGATGCAATGCTATTTTCTacttccttgaaagggattaaGTCATAGATATAGATAATCCAGAAATACTTACAGCTTCAGGATGATTGACAGTAAAGTCAATTGCAACAGCAGCACCAAGGCTTGGTCCAACCAAGATGATAGGCCTCCCTATGTGAGACCTCCAAAACTGCAATTGGTAAACAATGAGCCATAATCTATCTTCAAATTTGTCTCTTTTTTACTGAAACTATGTCATGCTATAACTTCAGACACAATGATTAAAGCGTGGAGACATTCCCATTTCCCTTCATGTATCCTGTTCAAGACTGAAGATGAAAAGGCAGTCTTGAGACCATAGGAAGTACCTGATACAGATGATTGCGCTTAGATGCAACATCGCATGATGGAAGTCTTTCTGGGAACCAAAAAGTGGACACGTGGTAATTAATTAAAGGTTGGGAAGTAACAAATAGATGGTTAAATATCAGAGAAATGCAGAGCAAACCTAAATCAGAGAAACCCCAACCAAGAACGTCAACAGCCCAAGCCTCAACACCAGCCTCCTCAAGCAGTGGAAATGTGTATCTCCATTCCAAGCACGAACTGAATTATGACATGAAGCAAACTGTAGAGACACATTAATCCATCGGCAAATTTGTGTACGTGGAATCTGAAATCAACTGTGCCAACCAATACATATATTACTACCTGTCAAAGCCGTGGAGGAGAACCACAGGAGTAGTCTTGCTTTGTACTGAAGGCTTCACACAACTACTCATGATACACTTCTCTGAGAGATTGACCTACATTTTCAGCAAGCATATCAAGGTGTTAATGAGACATTCGCAATTCACAAGTCTCCCAAAATAGAAATAAGCAAGATGCTTAGGGTTACAAATTAGAAAACAACAAATATAATGCAATTTAAAACTCAAAACTAAGCACAGGTTTTCCCCAATTGTTATCAAATCGGACAAGGTTTTTGTCACAGAAATACAAGAGAAGGCCATtagaaacaaaatgaaatgagAAATAAGCATACAGGAAGTCTTTCAATTCTTGCAGCCAGGTTTCTAGCGAAAGAATCATTGATATTCTCAACTTGTTTGGGCAAAAATGGAGGGAAATTATTCGCTAAAACAGTGAAGCGCCTTCGAGGTCTGCTGGTTCTACAATTGGGGGGCAATAATAAGATAGGAGAGGTGGTGGGTGTGAGGGCGAACATCTTCCGTTGCCGGGTGTTGGATTTCTGTAACCAGAAACAGGGTTTATCCGAGCGCAAATATGTGACTTTGAAGGCGGGAGCAGTCTGTGCACCATGCAACCGGTTTAAATAGTAGAAATATAATAACTGATACAATTTAaataatatacaaaaaaaaaagtacagatatatatatttttaaaagaagTACAGATATTATACTCTCTCAAAAAAAAAGTACAgatattatttaaataattaaatatatatattttttaggaaaCAAAGTACAGAATCGATAGGAAggagtatattaaaaaaaaaagaaaaattctgCCGTGAAATATTGTAATGTGCAGGGTAAAATTCACTTACCAAGCCGGGCGAgtctataataataataataaaatagcaaaatcaatttatatttaaaaaaaatagtaatttaGATTGCACGTACAAATACTCATATcagtttaatatttaaaaaatgtatcaatttaggttttgaTATAGACCGTGACACGTTATTTATATTACTCTCTTAAGTTCTATCAATTATATTTGGGAAGataaatcagaacttaacggaataaATAATATGAATGGCGTCTCACGTTCATATCAATATCTAAACTGGTACCATTTTTTagacgttaaacctatattagtGTTATATTATATGTGGAGGCTAAATTGGTATTTTTCTAAAAACCATGCacatattttgataccttatctccaaaaaaaaatatatttgaaaaggaagaaggaaaagaaaggaGAAGGAATATTTCTTGTCTGGAGTATCTGTTGTCAACCTTTAGAGTGTGGTGGACTGGGAATTAAAAACATGAGTATGTTTAATTCAGC encodes:
- the LOC136217828 gene encoding alpha/beta hydrolase domain-containing protein VTE7, with the protein product MFALTPTTSPILLLPPNCRTSRPRRRFTVLANNFPPFLPKQVENINDSFARNLAARIERLPVNLSEKCIMSSCVKPSVQSKTTPVVLLHGFDSSCLEWRYTFPLLEEAGVEAWAVDVLGWGFSDLERLPSCDVASKRNHLYQFWRSHIGRPIILVGPSLGAAVAIDFTVNHPEAVENLILIDASVYAEGTGDLAKLPKTLAYIGASILKSTPLRLYANFLSFNGISLSTAIDWMKVGRLHCLYPWWQDATVNFMLGGGYSVSNLIDKVEKRTLIIWGEDDRIISNKLAVRLHSELPNAIIRQIPDCGHIPHVEKPKSVAKLMVEFIKENCYKEVRAAPR